The following proteins are co-located in the Candidatus Woesearchaeota archaeon genome:
- a CDS encoding HDIG domain-containing protein, with amino-acid sequence MITEKQAIALLEKYAPDEKTFKIVYGHCQKVREIAERVARQIKGVDIELVKMGALLHDIGRFVYPPPGRDNGVRHGLAGADILRNEGVDEEVALICERHVGIGLTASDIEVQKLPLPKKDYVPLSPEEKIVAYADNLAIGNVEGTEKMVEQRFSMEIGPEYGERVRKFHEMVHKMMAR; translated from the coding sequence ATGATAACCGAAAAACAGGCAATCGCGCTTCTTGAAAAGTATGCCCCTGATGAAAAAACTTTCAAAATAGTCTATGGCCACTGCCAAAAGGTCAGGGAGATTGCAGAGAGGGTTGCGAGGCAAATCAAGGGTGTTGACATAGAGCTTGTGAAGATGGGCGCATTGCTTCACGATATTGGGAGGTTTGTATACCCTCCGCCAGGCAGGGATAATGGGGTCAGGCACGGCCTTGCCGGGGCAGACATCCTGAGAAATGAGGGAGTGGATGAGGAAGTTGCGCTGATTTGCGAGCGCCACGTTGGAATCGGGCTGACGGCATCGGATATTGAAGTGCAAAAACTGCCCCTGCCAAAAAAGGACTATGTGCCTCTAAGCCCTGAGGAGAAGATAGTGGCTTATGCTGACAACCTTGCAATTGGCAATGTTGAAGGCACAGAAAAGATGGTTGAACAGAGGTTTTCCATGGAAATTGGCCCTGAATATGGCGAACGGGTCAGGAAATTCCATGAAATGGTTCACAAAATGATGGCAAGATAG